The following coding sequences are from one Dermacentor silvarum isolate Dsil-2018 chromosome 4, BIME_Dsil_1.4, whole genome shotgun sequence window:
- the LOC119449008 gene encoding uncharacterized protein LOC119449008, protein MSIKTIKIEDKDHEVTAYMVAPENCGKGVVHGMDIRMTEETIMEGFAGHEQNPEILGIRRMGRSTTVVITFAEAEVPRTLVCFGMIMKCFLFKKRYEVCYRCSELGHRSDVCNSPEAKCRGCGMSSPPEDHQYVPKCRLCGKEQLTGDKKCTMLFRTPYIVKKRQWEAKLAAEPEEEKAPKTALQQQQQVRCSRHDGARDRSKSTPRDRSASFPRLTPSTREEASSRPEQQQSKSHQKPKECQKSAPPNSQVGWVDKGSQDSAMVKALKEQNRLMQEQIRTMQVQYNNMQEQNRELREQITLLNKRIGEGAQKGEKEVSQSVSETPRADPPPKKKRVKDVEI, encoded by the coding sequence ATGAGTATCAAAACTATAAAGATCGAAGATAAGGACCATGAGGTGACCGCATACATGGTGGCACCTGAAAACTGTGGAAAAGGGGTCGTGCATGGAATGGACATACGCATGACCGAGGAGACGATAATGGAGGGTTTCGCCGGTCACGAACAGAACCCAGAGATTCTTGGGATCAGAAGAATGGGCCGATCTACCACGGTCGTCATCACCTTCGCGGAAGCAGAGGTGCCGCGTACGCTCGTGTGTTTCGGCATGATCATGAAGTGCTTCCTGTTCAAGAAACGCTACGAAGTGTGCTATCGGTGCAGCGAACTGGGCCACAGATCGGACGTTTGCAACAGTCCAGAAGCCAAGTGCCGCGGGTGTGGTATGTCATCACCGCCGGAGGACCACCAGTATGTGCCAAAGTGTCGTTTGTGCGGCAAAGAACAGTTGACTGGAGATAAGAAGTGTACGATGTTGTTTCGCACGCCATATATTGTCAAGAAACGACAGTGGGAGGCGAAGCTTGCAGCGGAACCAGAAGAAGAGAAAGCGCCGAaaacagcgctgcagcaacaacaacaggtgCGATGCAGCCGTCATGACGGTGCTCGAGACAGATCCAAGAGCACGCCGAGGGACCGCTCGGCATCGTTCCCCAGGCTTACACCGTCGACGCGAGAAGAGGCTTCTTCTCGTCCCGAGCAACAACAGTCCAAGAGCCACCAGAAGCCAAAAGAGTGCCAGAAGAGTGCGCCACCGAACTCACAGGTGGGTTGGGTGGACAAGGGCTCTCAGGATTCCGCAATGGTAAAGGCTCTCAAAGAACAGAACAGGCTCATGCAGGAACAGATAAGAACCATGCAGGTGCAATACAACAACATGCAGGAGCAAAACAGAGAGCTCCGAGAGCAGATAACTTTGCTAAATAAGCGCATAGGTGAGGGAGCGCAGAAGGGCGAGAAAGAGGTATCACAATCGGTGTCGGAAACACCACGTGCAGATCCTCCTCCTAAAAAGAAGCGGGTGAAGGATGTAGAAATTTAA